The following proteins are encoded in a genomic region of Stutzerimonas stutzeri:
- the hisC gene encoding histidinol-phosphate transaminase has translation MSCDFLALAQPGVQKLSPYVPGKPVDELARELDLDPATIVKLASNENPLGPSPKAVEAIRAQLDELTRYPDGNGFVLKQKLAERYDVAIDQVTLGNGSNDILELVARAYLAPGLNAVFSEHAFAVYPIATQAVGAQAKAVPALRWGHDLNAMLAAIDENTRVVFLANPNNPTGTWFGADALNSFLSSVPEKVLVVLDEAYIEYAEGSELPDGMAFLAAHPNLLVSRTFSKAYGLAALRVGYAVSSAQIADVLNRVRQPFNVNSLALAAACAALDDHRFLCESRACNAAGMLQLEAGFRQLGLEWIPSKGNFIAVDMGRDAAPVNQALLRDGVIVRPVAGYGMPTFLRVSIGTQAENARFLDALRKALGH, from the coding sequence ATGTCCTGTGATTTCCTCGCCCTGGCTCAGCCAGGTGTGCAAAAGCTGTCGCCTTACGTGCCGGGCAAACCGGTGGATGAACTGGCACGTGAGCTGGATCTCGATCCCGCAACGATCGTCAAACTGGCGAGCAATGAAAATCCCCTGGGTCCGAGCCCTAAAGCTGTCGAGGCCATCAGGGCGCAACTCGACGAGCTGACGCGCTACCCCGATGGCAACGGTTTCGTGCTCAAGCAGAAGCTGGCCGAGCGATATGACGTGGCTATCGACCAGGTAACGCTCGGCAACGGTTCCAACGACATCCTCGAGCTGGTCGCGCGCGCCTACCTCGCGCCCGGCCTGAACGCGGTATTCAGCGAACATGCCTTCGCGGTATATCCCATTGCGACTCAGGCGGTGGGCGCTCAAGCCAAGGCGGTCCCGGCCCTGCGCTGGGGGCACGATCTCAACGCGATGCTGGCGGCGATCGACGAGAATACCCGCGTCGTGTTTCTCGCCAATCCGAATAATCCCACCGGCACCTGGTTTGGCGCCGATGCGCTCAACAGCTTTCTGAGTAGCGTCCCGGAAAAGGTTCTGGTCGTGCTCGACGAGGCTTACATCGAATATGCCGAGGGTAGCGAACTGCCCGATGGCATGGCGTTTCTGGCGGCGCATCCCAATCTGCTGGTGTCCCGGACGTTCTCCAAGGCGTATGGGTTGGCGGCGTTGCGTGTCGGCTATGCGGTCAGTTCGGCGCAGATCGCCGATGTGCTCAACCGCGTGCGTCAGCCGTTCAACGTCAACAGCCTTGCGCTCGCGGCGGCCTGTGCTGCGCTCGACGATCACCGTTTCCTGTGCGAGAGCCGGGCCTGCAACGCGGCCGGTATGCTTCAGCTCGAAGCGGGCTTCAGGCAGTTGGGACTGGAGTGGATTCCGTCGAAAGGCAACTTCATTGCGGTGGATATGGGACGTGATGCAGCACCGGTCAACCAGGCGTTGCTACGCGACGGTGTGATCGTCCGTCCGGTGGCCGGCTATGGCATGCCGACCTTTCTACGGGTTTCGATCGGCACGCAAGCGGAGAATGCCCGCTTTCTGGATGCCCTGCGCAAGGCGCTCGGACATTGA
- a CDS encoding bifunctional prephenate dehydrogenase/3-phosphoshikimate 1-carboxyvinyltransferase → MPLPDGPLVQRLAVIGLGLIGGSFAKGLREVGACGEVVGFDLDPRSRELAVELGVVDRCADTLEEACRDAGVIQLAVPILAMERLLAELAVLDLGEAVLTDVGSAKGNVVRRSRELFGAMPPRFVPGHPIAGSEQSGVTAAQSTLFRRHKVILTPLEDTDPAALSLVDRLWRALGADVEHMDVQHHDSVLAATSHLPHLLAFGLVDSLAKRNENLEIFRYAAGGFRDFTRIAGSDPVMWHDIFLANREAVLQTLDDFRADLDALRAAVDEGDGHTLLGVFTRAKAAREHFSKILARRAYVDVMHSKDLIFLANPGGSLSGQLRVPGDKSISHRSIMLGSLAEGTTEVEGFLEGEDALATIQAFRDMGVVIEGPNQGRVTVHGVGLHGLKPPPGPIYLGNSGTSMRLLAGLLAAQPFDTTLTGDPSLSKRPMNRVAKPLRVMGAVIETAAEGRPPLTIRGGQKLSGMHYEMPMASAQVKSCLLLAGLYAAEKTSVTEPAPTRDHTERMLQGFGYPVQVEGNTATVESGHRLRSTQIEVPADISSSAFFMVAASIAPGSDITLEHVGVNPTRTGVIDILKLMGANIELSNQREVGGEPVADIRVRAASLRGIDIPEDLVPLAIDEFPVLFVAAACAEGRTTLRGAEELRVKESDRIQVMADGLQTLGVNATPTPDGIIIEGGKAIGGGEVWAHGDHRIAMSFSVAALRASAPIRIHDCANVATSFPNFLALAERAGMRVGVEDNS, encoded by the coding sequence ATGCCGCTTCCTGACGGGCCGCTGGTGCAACGACTGGCGGTCATCGGTCTGGGCCTGATTGGCGGGTCTTTCGCCAAGGGCTTGCGGGAGGTCGGCGCGTGCGGCGAGGTGGTCGGATTCGACCTGGATCCGCGTTCTCGCGAGCTGGCCGTCGAGCTTGGTGTCGTGGATCGCTGCGCTGACACGCTCGAGGAGGCGTGCCGGGACGCCGGCGTGATCCAACTCGCCGTGCCGATTCTGGCGATGGAGCGATTACTGGCTGAGCTAGCCGTACTTGACCTTGGCGAAGCCGTGTTGACGGATGTCGGCAGTGCGAAGGGCAATGTGGTGCGCCGCAGCCGCGAACTGTTCGGTGCGATGCCGCCGCGTTTCGTGCCTGGTCATCCGATAGCCGGCTCGGAACAGAGCGGCGTGACGGCTGCCCAAAGCACGCTTTTTCGCCGGCACAAGGTCATCCTGACGCCGCTGGAAGACACCGACCCCGCGGCGTTGTCGCTGGTGGATCGGTTGTGGCGCGCACTGGGGGCCGATGTCGAGCACATGGATGTTCAGCATCATGATTCGGTCCTCGCCGCTACCAGTCATCTGCCGCACCTGCTGGCGTTCGGTTTGGTGGACTCGCTGGCCAAACGCAACGAGAATCTCGAGATTTTCCGTTATGCGGCGGGCGGATTTCGCGATTTCACCCGCATAGCGGGCAGCGATCCGGTGATGTGGCATGACATCTTTCTCGCCAATCGCGAGGCGGTGCTGCAGACCCTGGACGATTTTCGTGCCGACCTCGACGCGCTTCGCGCCGCGGTCGATGAAGGAGACGGGCATACCCTGTTGGGCGTGTTCACGCGCGCCAAGGCTGCCCGCGAACATTTCAGCAAAATACTGGCTCGCAGAGCCTATGTGGACGTTATGCATTCCAAAGACCTTATCTTCCTCGCCAACCCGGGCGGCAGCCTCAGCGGCCAGCTTCGTGTACCCGGCGACAAGTCCATTTCCCACCGTTCGATCATGCTCGGCTCGCTCGCCGAAGGCACTACCGAAGTGGAGGGGTTTCTCGAAGGCGAGGATGCCCTGGCAACCATCCAGGCTTTCCGCGACATGGGCGTGGTCATCGAAGGACCGAATCAGGGGCGCGTCACTGTCCACGGCGTCGGCCTGCATGGCCTCAAGCCCCCGCCAGGTCCCATCTATCTCGGCAACTCGGGTACCTCGATGCGGTTGTTGGCAGGCCTGTTGGCCGCGCAGCCATTCGATACCACGCTGACCGGCGATCCGTCGCTGTCCAAGCGGCCCATGAACCGTGTCGCCAAACCCCTGCGCGTGATGGGCGCCGTGATCGAGACGGCAGCCGAAGGCCGCCCACCGTTGACCATTCGTGGCGGTCAGAAGCTGTCGGGCATGCATTACGAAATGCCGATGGCCAGCGCCCAGGTCAAGTCTTGCCTGTTGTTGGCAGGTTTGTACGCGGCCGAGAAGACATCGGTCACCGAGCCGGCTCCGACGCGCGACCATACCGAGCGGATGCTGCAGGGTTTCGGTTATCCGGTGCAGGTCGAGGGCAACACGGCGACTGTCGAATCGGGCCACAGGCTGCGTTCCACGCAGATCGAAGTGCCTGCCGACATTTCCTCTTCGGCGTTCTTCATGGTGGCCGCCAGCATCGCGCCGGGTTCGGACATCACGCTTGAACATGTCGGCGTAAATCCGACGCGCACCGGTGTCATCGATATCCTGAAATTGATGGGTGCCAACATCGAGTTGAGCAATCAGCGTGAGGTCGGTGGCGAGCCGGTCGCCGATATTCGTGTACGTGCAGCGTCGCTCCGGGGGATCGATATCCCGGAAGACCTGGTGCCGTTGGCGATCGACGAATTTCCTGTGCTGTTCGTGGCCGCCGCTTGTGCCGAAGGGCGTACGACCTTGCGAGGTGCCGAGGAGCTGCGGGTCAAGGAGTCCGATCGGATCCAGGTAATGGCCGATGGTCTCCAGACACTGGGCGTGAATGCCACGCCGACACCGGATGGGATTATCATCGAGGGCGGCAAGGCCATCGGGGGTGGTGAGGTGTGGGCACATGGCGACCATCGGATCGCGATGTCTTTCAGCGTTGCTGCGCTTCGTGCCAGCGCCCCGATCCGCATCCATGATTGCGCCAACGTGGCGACCTCGTTCCCGAACTTCCTTGCGCTGGCCGAGCGCGCCGGAATGCGAGTGGGTGTGGAGGATAACTCATGA
- the cmk gene encoding (d)CMP kinase: MISDVPVITIDGPSGSGKGTVAALLAAKLGWNFLDSGALYRLLAFAARNHGVDLTNEEALKLLAAHLDVQFGAAEDGQGMRIVLEGEDVTSAIRNEQVGAGASQVAALSAVRDALLQRQKAFRESPGLVADGRDMGTVVFPDAPLKIFLTASAEERARRRYLQLKGKGDDVNLASLLDEIRARDERDTQREVAPLKPADDAVQLDSTDLSIEQVLGQILSEVAKRDFT, from the coding sequence ATGATCAGCGATGTCCCCGTCATCACCATTGACGGTCCGAGTGGCTCCGGCAAGGGTACGGTTGCGGCGCTGCTGGCGGCGAAATTGGGATGGAATTTTCTCGATTCCGGTGCGCTGTACCGGCTGCTGGCCTTTGCAGCTCGCAACCATGGCGTCGATCTGACCAATGAGGAGGCGCTGAAGTTGTTGGCCGCGCATCTCGATGTGCAGTTCGGCGCCGCGGAAGATGGGCAAGGCATGCGCATCGTGCTCGAAGGGGAAGATGTCACCAGTGCGATTCGCAACGAGCAGGTCGGCGCTGGCGCTTCCCAGGTGGCCGCGCTGTCGGCCGTGCGGGACGCACTGCTGCAACGGCAAAAAGCCTTTCGCGAATCGCCTGGTCTCGTGGCCGATGGCCGTGACATGGGAACGGTAGTGTTTCCCGATGCGCCCCTGAAGATATTCCTGACTGCCAGCGCCGAAGAAAGGGCGCGCCGACGTTACCTGCAGTTGAAGGGGAAGGGCGATGATGTTAATCTCGCGAGTCTTCTCGATGAGATACGGGCGCGCGATGAGCGTGATACCCAGCGTGAAGTGGCTCCGTTGAAGCCGGCAGACGATGCGGTTCAGCTCGATTCCACCGATCTGTCGATCGAGCAGGTGCTAGGACAGATTCTGAGTGAAGTCGCCAAGCGCGATTTCACCTGA
- the rpsA gene encoding 30S ribosomal protein S1, which produces MSESFAELFEESLKTLDMQPGAIITGIVVDIDGDWVTVHAGLKSEGVIPVEQFYNEQGELTISVGDEVHVALDAVEDGFGETKLSREKAKRAECWIVLEAAFAAEEVVKGVINGKVKGGFTVDVNGIRAFLPGSLVDVRPVRDTTHLEGKELEFKVIKLDQKRNNVVVSRRSVLEAENSAEREALLESLQEGQQVKGIVKNLTDYGAFVDLGGVDGLLHITDMAWKRIKHPSEIVNVGDEIDVKVLKFDRERNRVSLGLKQLGEDPWVAIKARYPENTRVMARVTNLTDYGCFAELEEGVEGLVHVSEMDWTNKNIHPSKVVQVGDEVEVMVLDIDEERRRISLGIKQCKSNPWEDFSGQFNKGDRISGTIKSITDFGIFIGLDGGIDGLVHLSDISWNEPGEEAVRRFKKGDELDTVILSVDPERERISLGIKQLEDDPFSNYAAVNDKGSIVRGTVKEVDAKGAIIDLGNDIEATLKASEISRDRVEDARNVLKEGEEVEAKIISIDRKSRVINLSIKSKDVEDEKDAMKELRTKQDVEPSAGPTTIGDLIRAQMENQN; this is translated from the coding sequence ATGAGCGAAAGCTTTGCAGAACTTTTTGAAGAAAGCCTGAAAACCCTCGACATGCAGCCGGGTGCGATCATCACCGGCATCGTGGTCGACATCGACGGTGACTGGGTCACTGTTCATGCCGGTCTGAAGTCCGAGGGCGTCATCCCGGTCGAGCAGTTCTACAACGAGCAGGGCGAGCTGACCATCAGCGTGGGTGACGAAGTTCACGTTGCGCTGGACGCGGTTGAAGATGGCTTCGGTGAAACCAAGCTGTCCCGCGAAAAAGCCAAGCGTGCAGAGTGCTGGATTGTTCTGGAAGCGGCTTTCGCAGCTGAGGAAGTGGTCAAGGGCGTTATCAACGGTAAGGTTAAGGGCGGCTTCACAGTCGACGTTAACGGCATCCGTGCGTTCCTGCCTGGTTCCCTGGTTGATGTCCGTCCAGTGCGTGATACCACTCACCTGGAAGGCAAGGAACTCGAGTTCAAGGTCATCAAGCTCGACCAGAAGCGCAACAACGTTGTCGTTTCCCGTCGTAGCGTCCTGGAAGCTGAGAACAGCGCCGAGCGCGAAGCGCTGCTGGAATCGCTGCAGGAAGGCCAGCAGGTCAAGGGTATCGTCAAGAACCTCACCGACTACGGCGCATTCGTCGACCTGGGCGGCGTGGACGGCCTGCTGCACATCACCGACATGGCTTGGAAGCGCATCAAGCATCCGTCGGAAATCGTCAATGTTGGCGACGAGATCGATGTCAAGGTTCTGAAGTTCGACCGCGAGCGTAACCGCGTTTCCCTGGGTCTGAAGCAGCTGGGTGAAGACCCATGGGTTGCCATCAAGGCCCGTTACCCGGAAAACACCCGCGTCATGGCCCGTGTCACCAACCTCACCGACTACGGCTGCTTCGCCGAGCTGGAAGAAGGCGTCGAGGGTCTGGTACACGTTTCCGAAATGGACTGGACCAACAAGAACATTCACCCGTCGAAGGTCGTACAGGTCGGCGACGAAGTGGAAGTCATGGTTCTGGACATCGACGAAGAGCGTCGTCGTATCTCCCTGGGCATCAAGCAGTGCAAGTCCAACCCATGGGAAGACTTCTCTGGCCAGTTCAACAAGGGCGACCGCATCTCCGGCACCATCAAGTCGATCACCGATTTCGGTATCTTCATTGGTCTGGACGGCGGCATCGACGGCCTGGTTCACCTGTCCGACATCTCCTGGAACGAGCCGGGCGAAGAAGCCGTGCGTCGTTTCAAGAAGGGCGACGAGCTTGACACCGTCATCCTGTCGGTCGATCCGGAGCGCGAGCGCATCTCCCTGGGTATCAAGCAGCTGGAAGACGATCCGTTCTCCAACTACGCGGCCGTCAATGACAAGGGCAGCATCGTTCGTGGCACCGTGAAAGAAGTTGACGCCAAGGGCGCCATCATCGATCTGGGCAACGACATCGAAGCTACGCTGAAAGCCTCCGAAATCAGCCGTGACCGCGTTGAAGACGCGCGCAACGTCCTGAAGGAAGGTGAAGAAGTCGAAGCCAAGATCATCAGCATCGACCGTAAGAGCCGCGTCATCAACCTGTCCATCAAGTCGAAAGACGTTGAGGACGAGAAGGACGCGATGAAGGAACTGCGTACCAAGCAGGACGTAGAACCATCTGCTGGTCCGACCACCATCGGTGATCTGATCCGCGCGCAAATGGAAAACCAGAACTAA
- a CDS encoding MarR family winged helix-turn-helix transcriptional regulator, whose product MHDLKKSTVQRQIMENFFHGYQAFTAKPDEMLARRGLSRVHHRILFFIASYPDLSVKELLNHLGVSKQALNTPLRQLIEMHLVESRTAEDDKRKRMLRFTPEGAKLEQALRREQVRLLERAFKQAGEDAVAGWLAVNHTLAESTTRATAEQNKPADD is encoded by the coding sequence ATGCATGACCTAAAAAAAAGCACAGTGCAGCGGCAGATCATGGAAAACTTTTTCCACGGCTATCAAGCGTTCACAGCCAAGCCGGACGAAATGCTGGCCCGCCGGGGCCTGTCACGCGTGCACCACCGTATCTTGTTCTTTATCGCCAGCTATCCCGACTTGAGCGTCAAGGAACTGCTCAACCATCTCGGCGTCAGCAAGCAAGCCCTGAATACGCCCCTGCGGCAGCTTATCGAGATGCACCTGGTGGAAAGCCGGACAGCCGAAGACGACAAGCGCAAGCGCATGCTGCGCTTCACGCCCGAAGGCGCCAAGCTGGAGCAGGCACTGCGGCGCGAGCAGGTTCGCCTGCTCGAACGGGCATTCAAGCAGGCCGGCGAGGATGCGGTGGCCGGCTGGCTGGCGGTCAACCATACACTTGCTGAAAGCACGACCCGGGCAACAGCCGAGCAAAACAAACCAGCAGACGATTGA
- a CDS encoding PLP-dependent aminotransferase family protein codes for MAFSERVDRLKSSLIREILAAAQKPEVMSFAGGLPAESMLPRIEWAEMPASMGQYGMSEGEPALREAIAAEARALGVDCSASQVLIVSGSQQTLDLASKLFIDRGTEVLLEAPTYLAALQAFQLFGAECLAVPQEADGPSLTALRLQLEQHKPAFAYLIPTFQNPSGTRYSEAKRDAVAALLDEFDVTLIEDEPYRDLVFDESSAKPIVSRMSKASWIYTGTVSKTLLPGLRVGYLIATPDLYPYLLRLKQSADLHTNRIGQWQALQWLGSEQYRAHLSELRRFYRVRRDAMQVALQEHFGELADWQIPQGGLFFWLRLKQPVDTRTLLQPALAQNVAFMPGEPFFVDPERNPGYLRLNFSHVAPDRLDEGVRRLANVVRDAIVVEAA; via the coding sequence ATGGCCTTCTCCGAACGCGTCGACCGCCTCAAAAGCTCACTGATCCGTGAAATCCTCGCCGCTGCGCAGAAGCCCGAGGTGATGTCCTTCGCAGGCGGGCTGCCAGCCGAGTCGATGTTGCCAAGGATCGAGTGGGCCGAAATGCCCGCCAGCATGGGGCAATACGGCATGAGCGAGGGGGAGCCGGCGCTGCGCGAAGCCATCGCAGCCGAAGCCCGTGCGCTCGGAGTCGATTGCTCGGCCAGCCAGGTGCTGATCGTCAGCGGGTCCCAGCAAACCCTCGATCTGGCTTCCAAGTTGTTTATCGATCGCGGGACCGAGGTGCTACTCGAGGCGCCTACCTACCTGGCTGCGCTGCAGGCGTTTCAGCTGTTCGGTGCCGAGTGCCTCGCCGTGCCCCAGGAAGCGGATGGACCGTCGCTTACGGCCTTGCGTCTGCAGCTGGAGCAGCACAAGCCGGCCTTCGCGTACCTGATTCCTACTTTCCAGAACCCGTCTGGCACACGTTATAGCGAGGCGAAGCGCGATGCAGTGGCGGCGCTGCTCGATGAGTTCGATGTGACCTTGATCGAAGACGAGCCTTATCGCGATCTGGTCTTCGATGAAAGCAGCGCCAAGCCTATCGTCAGCCGAATGAGCAAGGCCAGCTGGATCTACACCGGTACTGTATCCAAGACGTTGTTGCCGGGGCTGCGGGTCGGTTATCTGATCGCGACGCCTGATTTGTACCCTTATCTGCTGCGGCTCAAGCAGTCGGCCGACCTGCATACCAACCGCATCGGTCAGTGGCAGGCGCTGCAGTGGTTGGGTAGCGAGCAATACCGCGCACACCTGAGCGAGCTGCGCCGGTTCTATCGTGTGCGCCGGGATGCGATGCAGGTGGCCTTGCAGGAGCACTTTGGGGAGCTGGCTGATTGGCAGATTCCGCAGGGAGGGCTGTTCTTCTGGTTGCGGTTGAAACAGCCAGTGGATACGCGAACCTTGCTTCAGCCAGCGTTGGCGCAAAACGTCGCCTTTATGCCGGGCGAGCCGTTTTTTGTCGATCCGGAGCGAAACCCTGGCTATCTAAGGCTCAATTTCAGTCATGTTGCACCGGATCGCCTGGACGAAGGTGTGCGTCGGTTGGCTAACGTGGTTCGTGACGCCATTGTAGTCGAAGCGGCGTAG
- a CDS encoding glutathione S-transferase family protein, translated as MAYKVYGDYRSGNCYKIKLMLHLLGRDYEWIPVDILRGESREEAFLKKNPNGKIPVLELEDGTCLWESNAILNFLAEGSPFLPSEPRLRTQVLQWQFFEQYSHEPFIAVARFIKVYLGLPDDRLDEYAAKQLDGYHALDVMEQQLLRTPYLVGDQYSIADVALYAYTHVAEEGGFRLNDYPAIGAWLLRVASHPRHVGMFD; from the coding sequence ATGGCGTACAAGGTCTACGGTGATTACCGTTCTGGCAACTGCTACAAAATAAAGCTGATGCTGCATCTGCTCGGGCGGGATTACGAGTGGATACCGGTGGATATCCTTCGTGGCGAGAGCCGCGAGGAGGCGTTTCTCAAAAAGAATCCCAACGGCAAGATTCCGGTTCTCGAGTTGGAGGACGGTACCTGTCTGTGGGAGTCGAACGCGATCCTCAATTTTCTCGCAGAGGGTTCGCCGTTCCTGCCATCGGAACCGCGTCTACGCACTCAGGTACTGCAGTGGCAGTTCTTCGAGCAATACAGCCATGAGCCATTCATAGCCGTGGCGCGATTCATCAAGGTTTACCTTGGCTTGCCAGATGATCGCCTGGATGAGTACGCGGCCAAGCAACTGGACGGCTATCACGCGCTGGATGTCATGGAGCAGCAACTGTTGCGCACGCCCTACCTGGTCGGCGATCAGTATTCGATTGCAGATGTGGCGCTATATGCCTACACGCACGTGGCGGAAGAGGGTGGCTTTCGATTGAACGACTACCCCGCGATCGGCGCCTGGCTGCTGCGTGTCGCCAGCCATCCAAGGCATGTGGGGATGTTCGACTAA
- the folE gene encoding GTP cyclohydrolase I FolE encodes MSLETHYTAILGQLGEDVNREGLLDTPKRAAKAMQYLCKGYQQTLEEVTNGALFSSDNSEMVLVKNIELYSLCEHHMLPFIGKAHVAYLPNGKVLGLSKVARIVEMYARRLQIQENLTREIAEAIQTVTGAWGVAVVIEAQHMCMMMRGVEKQNSSMVTSVMLGQFRENAATRSEFLGLVK; translated from the coding sequence ATGTCCCTGGAAACTCATTACACCGCGATCCTTGGCCAGCTGGGCGAGGACGTCAACCGCGAGGGGCTGCTCGATACGCCCAAGCGCGCGGCCAAAGCCATGCAGTACCTGTGCAAGGGCTATCAGCAGACGCTCGAGGAAGTCACCAACGGCGCGCTATTCAGCTCCGACAACAGCGAAATGGTGCTGGTGAAAAACATCGAGCTGTATTCGCTGTGCGAGCATCACATGCTTCCTTTCATTGGCAAGGCGCACGTCGCCTACCTGCCCAATGGCAAGGTACTGGGGCTATCGAAGGTCGCGCGCATCGTCGAGATGTACGCCCGTCGGCTGCAGATCCAGGAGAACCTCACGCGTGAAATCGCCGAGGCGATTCAGACGGTCACAGGTGCCTGGGGGGTCGCAGTTGTCATCGAAGCCCAGCACATGTGCATGATGATGCGCGGTGTGGAAAAGCAGAACTCCTCCATGGTCACCTCGGTCATGCTGGGGCAGTTCCGCGAAAACGCCGCCACCCGCAGCGAGTTTCTCGGACTGGTCAAGTGA
- a CDS encoding Smr/MutS family protein: MQDDDFSLFKAAVRGVKPIEHDRAETGKPRSNKAQIATRRANAVIRNGETRIDGLSDQFVIDVAAEDELYWVRDGVQDSQMRKLKAGQISFEGSLDLHGLSVEKARELLWDFIAEACKFEIRCVRVTHGKAARIDGKRPLIKSHVNTWLRQHPQVLGFTSCLPKHGGTGAAYVMLKRTMLEGRDE, translated from the coding sequence ATGCAAGACGATGATTTTTCGCTGTTCAAAGCAGCCGTGCGCGGCGTCAAACCGATCGAGCACGACCGCGCCGAGACGGGCAAACCCCGCAGCAACAAAGCGCAGATAGCGACGCGGCGAGCCAATGCCGTGATCCGCAACGGCGAAACCCGTATCGATGGTTTGTCCGATCAATTCGTCATCGACGTCGCCGCCGAAGATGAGCTGTACTGGGTACGCGACGGCGTCCAGGACAGCCAGATGCGCAAGTTGAAAGCCGGCCAGATATCCTTCGAAGGCAGCCTGGATCTCCATGGGCTGAGTGTCGAGAAGGCTCGCGAATTGCTCTGGGACTTTATCGCCGAAGCCTGCAAGTTCGAGATTCGCTGCGTACGCGTCACCCATGGTAAGGCAGCACGAATCGATGGCAAGCGGCCGCTGATCAAAAGCCATGTCAACACCTGGTTACGCCAGCACCCCCAGGTGCTCGGCTTCACGTCGTGCCTCCCGAAGCACGGCGGCACCGGCGCTGCTTATGTAATGCTCAAACGAACCATGCTCGAAGGCCGCGACGAGTGA
- a CDS encoding cysteine hydrolase family protein encodes MSKPQTMLQLSGRSYAPATLANATLVVIDVQEEYRTGTLALPNLNSALEEISKVLAAARAAGAPVVHVHHLGIPGGLFDPQGLRGQIMPEAAPLAGETVIGKTLPNAFAGTELHELLQQHGRLDLIVCGFMTHSSVSTTVRAAKDYGYRCTLVDKACATRDLPMGNGAIEAAQVHRMEMTILADNFAVCVEDAAALA; translated from the coding sequence ATGTCCAAGCCACAGACCATGCTTCAGCTCAGTGGCCGCAGTTATGCACCGGCGACTTTGGCTAACGCGACCCTTGTGGTCATTGACGTTCAGGAAGAGTATCGGACAGGCACCCTTGCACTCCCGAACCTGAACTCGGCGCTCGAGGAAATCAGCAAGGTATTGGCCGCCGCCCGTGCAGCTGGCGCGCCCGTTGTCCACGTGCACCACCTCGGGATCCCAGGAGGGTTGTTCGACCCGCAAGGCCTACGCGGGCAAATCATGCCCGAAGCGGCACCGCTCGCCGGCGAAACCGTGATCGGCAAGACGCTGCCCAATGCATTCGCCGGTACCGAGCTGCACGAGCTGTTGCAGCAGCATGGCCGCCTTGATCTGATCGTTTGTGGTTTCATGACGCATTCCAGCGTGAGTACTACGGTCCGTGCGGCAAAGGACTATGGATATCGCTGCACCCTGGTGGACAAGGCTTGTGCTACCCGCGACCTGCCGATGGGGAATGGTGCAATCGAGGCAGCACAGGTGCATCGCATGGAAATGACCATTTTGGCGGACAATTTCGCCGTCTGCGTGGAAGATGCCGCAGCGCTGGCGTAA
- the prmB gene encoding 50S ribosomal protein L3 N(5)-glutamine methyltransferase: protein MTASPSRLRTLRDYIRWAVSRFQAEQLFFGHGTDNAWDEARQLVLGALHLPWEMADAYLDCRLEDDECEHLQQLLRRRIEQRVPTAYLLGQSWFCGLPFIVDERVLIPRSPIGQLIERRFEPWLAQPPGRILDLCTGSGCIGIACAYEFLEAEVVLADLSFEALEVANRNIELHGLEERVYTVQSDGFDGLPKQRFDLIVSNPPYVDAEDFADMPDEYHHEPALGLACGEDGLDLVRRMLAEAADHLSETGVLIVEVGNSQVHVEALYPEVDFTWLEFSEGGHGVFLLAANQCREHQPLFRERLNRS, encoded by the coding sequence GTGACCGCTTCGCCTTCCCGCCTGCGCACCTTGCGTGACTACATTCGCTGGGCCGTCAGCCGCTTCCAAGCCGAGCAGCTGTTCTTCGGACACGGCACCGACAACGCCTGGGACGAGGCGCGGCAACTGGTGCTCGGCGCGTTGCACTTGCCCTGGGAAATGGCCGACGCCTATCTGGACTGCCGGCTCGAAGACGATGAATGCGAGCACTTGCAACAGCTGTTGCGTCGACGCATCGAGCAGCGTGTCCCCACTGCCTATCTGCTGGGGCAATCCTGGTTTTGCGGACTGCCGTTCATCGTCGATGAGCGCGTGTTGATACCGCGTTCGCCGATCGGTCAGTTGATCGAGCGTCGTTTCGAGCCCTGGCTGGCACAGCCTCCTGGCCGAATTCTCGATCTGTGCACGGGGTCCGGGTGTATCGGGATCGCCTGCGCCTATGAATTCCTCGAGGCGGAGGTGGTGCTGGCGGATCTGTCCTTCGAAGCGCTCGAAGTGGCTAATCGCAACATTGAGCTGCACGGCCTGGAAGAGCGGGTCTATACGGTGCAAAGCGATGGCTTCGATGGGCTGCCGAAGCAACGCTTCGACCTGATCGTATCCAACCCGCCCTACGTGGATGCCGAGGATTTCGCTGACATGCCGGACGAATACCACCATGAGCCGGCCCTGGGGCTGGCGTGTGGCGAGGACGGCCTGGACCTGGTGCGGCGTATGCTGGCCGAGGCGGCCGATCATCTCAGCGAAACCGGCGTACTGATCGTCGAGGTCGGTAATAGTCAGGTACACGTGGAGGCACTGTATCCCGAAGTCGACTTCACCTGGCTGGAGTTCAGCGAGGGTGGGCACGGGGTGTTCCTGCTCGCCGCTAACCAATGCCGTGAGCATCAGCCACTGTTCCGTGAGCGGCTGAACCGATCCTGA